The following nucleotide sequence is from Paracrocinitomix mangrovi.
GCCTTTTAGTTTGTTTAAGAATATGGCCAATCATGATGAGTGGGATATTATAAGATTAAAGGTTGATGTTAATAAAGGAATTGGTATTCCAAACTACATAACTGCTGGAGTTGTTTTTGCCTATAAAGGTAAAAGTGATTATGTAGGTGGTTTGGTTGGAATTGATTATGACTTGAATATTGAATTTGGCGTCTATAGACAAGCTATTTATCAATTTATTCTTCGAGCAAATGAATTAAACTACGATCATCTTGATTTCGGATTCTGTGCAGGTGTGGAGAAAAAGAAATTTGGAGCGAAGTCACATCTCGTTTGTGCTTATGTCCAACAAAACGACAATTATAAAATGGAGTCTTTGGCATTCAACACTGCGTATCAAAAGTTGGAAGAAAGGGCATAAGTATTTTTACGTATTTATTTGGGATGATTGATTATTAATTGATATTGCGGAAAGTACTTTTTTTATAAAAAAATATTATTCGCTATCCCTGATTAAAACTGAGATTCTGAACTAGCTACTTAATTTTTAGTTGAAATTGTTTGGAAATTATCTATTTCTAATATAGCTTTCTGATAACCAATTATTTATTTGTAAGTGTTTAATACTAGAAATTAGCGGAAGGCAATTAAATGACCCAGGAAATTAAAATAGGAATAGCTGAAGACCAAACTCTTTTTCGTCACGGACTCATTCAATTATTGAATGAACTAGACGGTATGCAGGTGATTGTTGAAGCTGAAAATGGTCAGGAATTTCTTGATCAACTTGATGAAAATAAAATTGATGTAGCTCTTTTAGATTATCGCATGCCCGTTTTAAACGGAACAAAAACAGCAAGAGAGTTAGGACTTAGACATCCGGATATTAAAATCCTCTTCATCTCCATGTATAACGAAGAAGAGTTTATTATCAGTGCTATTGAAAATGGAGCTAATGGCTACATTACAAAAGATCAAGACATCAATGAAATTGAATTGGCTATTCAAAGTTTGATGAATACAGGATATTACATGAATGATGGTACATCTAGCCTTATTATTTCAAATCTCTTGAGCAATGGAAGGCTGTCACCAACTTTCAATAACAAATCAAATACACTAACTGATACAGAAATTACAGTTATCAAATTGATTTGTCAAGAGTACAGAACCAGTGAAATTGCTACAATGATTCACCGCGGAACTAGAACAGTGGAAGGCATTAGATCTAATATTCTTAAAAAAATAGGAGCCAAAAATTCAAGCGGAATAGTAATGTACGCCGTGAAAAATGGCCTCATAGATTTATAATCTAAAATTTTCATGCATAGTAAGCAGCGCGGAGACCTTGTGTTTAATTACGGGTCTCCGCGCCTTTTTTGCTAAAAAATTTCTAAATTAGAAATCGTTATAAACCCTATTTATCAATTTGAATGACAGTTTGTTGTCAACGCCGTTGACATTTAAAAAATCAACCCATTTCTCAAACTCTCATTCAGCAAAAAAATCAATATGGATCAACTTTTAGTAGACTATAAAGCCTATTATAAAGCACGTATGGATCGTTGGGAAGGTAATCCGCTTTATCCCAATAGCTATCAATCTGAAAAAGCTTTATTTGAGGCTATGAATTCATGTAATGAGTTAATTGAATTCAAAGACAAAATCGGCGATCTCAACATTAAAAATGCAATCGCCTTGGTTATAGACAAAGAAACAGCTAGGCTTAAACACTTTGAAGAATTACAGGAAACTGTAAGAGCATTAGGACCAAAGTTCACATTAGAGAGAATTGGAAATGCTTCTACAGATATAGAAGTGGCGCAAATTGCCACAGAAGCTGAACATGAAGCAATGATTCTTATCTCAGTTGATTTGATGATCGATCATTTTTACAGCGATATTATTCCAAGATTGGAAACTTTACAAATGCTTAAAACAATTGAAGGAGCAGAAAAATATCAATCAGATATTGATTATTCTATTCAAGAAGAAATTAGGCTGATTAAAGAAAATGTTCAACTGTTGGAAGATAATGCTCAGAATTGGCAACAAGGCTGGAAATTCAATCCTGATTTAGTTTGGGAATTCAGACACCGCAGAAAAATACCACTGCCGGATGAGGTATTGCAAAAAAGAATGAACGAATACAAAACCTTGTAAGCCATGCCAATAGATGATATGTATTTAAATCCCATGTTAGATCCGTTCAGAAACATGGCGAAAGATTGTCAGGAAAAAGGATATACTGGCGAAGCAATGGAAAAAATGATGGCTGCTCTGCAACGAATGGAACAGTTGGGGCAAGAAGAATCTGATATTGGAGCTTATTCCGGTAAAATTACTTCTGAAGGATTACAAATGACTTTTTCAAATGCATATGGAGAAGTATTGTCAAATGCAGCAAAATCTGAACAAGGAAATGCAGAGGATTATGATGATGCCGCCATGCTCAAAACCTCTGTAGACGCGCTTAAAAATGCAATTGTTGAGTTAAACAGAGCCAAAGATGATCAAATGGCAGAGGCTGAAAAGCACGCCAAAGACAAAACAGCGCTAGAAGTTGCTCAAAATGAAATTGACGTACTCAATAAAAATGACGTAATTATCAAAGCTATTCAGGAGTTGATAGATTATGGAGAGTCGGGTGTAAATCTGCCAACCTTTTTAAGGGTGCAAATGGAACGTGGTTTGGATAAAGCCATGGAAGGTTCAACAGTGGTAAGAGACGGATTGATTTATAGTCAAGGATGGGCTGAAGCTTGTCGTATAAGTCCTTATGATATTGCTAAAAACAACGAAAAATTAGCTTCGTTTGACAATTTAGCTTCACAGGCTAAGTTTGAAGTGCCAGATTCTCTACAAGTGAGCTTGGCTGAACAAAAAATAGATCATAAGCACACACCGGACATTGCAAAATGGGACGGCATTTTAGACGCCTGGGAACGCATAATGGGATTGTTGGCAACCTGGTCATACGCTCACATGAGCTTTGCCGATAAGATTTTTCCTTGGGATGCAATGGCAAATCCATGGCCTGATATTCAAAGAACAAAAGATATTTATCCGGGTCAAATTAAGGCCAGGTTGCAAATATTTAAGGAGAATTTCGGAATGGATTTCTACGATATTTTTCAGCACGAAACATTTAAATGGAAAGTAGAGAATTATCAAATTGACGACTCGCAATTGTGGTTTGAAACAATGATCAATGTGATCTATCCACAGTGCAAGCCCGGTAATTATCTTAATCAGGAAACTATCACCGAGGTTGAAAGACAGTGGAAAGGTAATCTAATGGTGAATCCTGAAAGACATAAAGATGTTGATCGTTTCATTTCATTTTTTGATAGTGTTTTTGGTGCCGGTGCCTTTGCTAAGAAAACCAG
It contains:
- a CDS encoding response regulator transcription factor, producing MTQEIKIGIAEDQTLFRHGLIQLLNELDGMQVIVEAENGQEFLDQLDENKIDVALLDYRMPVLNGTKTARELGLRHPDIKILFISMYNEEEFIISAIENGANGYITKDQDINEIELAIQSLMNTGYYMNDGTSSLIISNLLSNGRLSPTFNNKSNTLTDTEITVIKLICQEYRTSEIATMIHRGTRTVEGIRSNILKKIGAKNSSGIVMYAVKNGLIDL